CATGCCCTCCATCGTGGACGTGGCCGGCATGAACCGGATCAGCCGCGCCATCTACGCCAACGCGGCCGGCGCCATCGCCGGCATGGTACGGGGCCGCGGCGCCGCGGCCACCGCCACCGGCGACGAACGGCCGCTGCTGACGGCGTCGATGTTCGGCAACACCACCACCGCGGTCGGCCATGCGCAGGGCATCCTGGAAGCCGCCGGCTACGAGGTGCTGGTGTTCCACGCCACCGGCAGCGGGGGCCGCACCATGGAGGGCCTGATCAGCGACGGCTACATCGCCGGCAGCCTGGACATCACCACCACCGAGCTGGCCGACACGGTGTGCGGCGGCGTGTTCGACGCCGGTCCGGAGCGCTGTCTGGCCGCGTCCCGCGCCGGCATCCCGGCGGTGGTGGTGCCCGGCTGCGTGGACATGGCCAACTTCGGCGGCCCGGACACCGTTCCCGAGCACTACCGCGGCCGCCAGCTCTACGAGTGGAACCCGGACGTCACCCTGCTGCGCACCAACGTGGACGAGAACCGCCGCATCGGCGAGATGATCGCCGCCGCCGTCAACGAGGCCACCGCGCCGGTCAAGGTGCTGATACCGAAGCGCGGCGTGTCGATGCTGGACAGCGAGGGCGAGCGATTCTGGGACCCGGAGGCGGACGCCGCCTGCTTCGAGGCGATCCTCGGCAACCTGCGCGAGGGCATCCCCTACATCGAGGATGACCACAACATCAACGACCCGGAGTTCTCCGGGCGGGCGGCCAACCTGCTGCTGGAGATGTTGAAATGACCGGTATCCCGCGGCAGGAGATCGTACGCCGTCTGCACGCGCAGTCGGCGACCCTTACGGCGGTGCCGGAGATGTTGGCATGAGCGGTATTCCACGGCAGGAGATCGTACGCCGTTTGCGGGCACAGTCGGCGTCCGGTACGCCGGTGGTGGGATGCGGCGCCGGAACCGGCATCTCCGCCAAGCTGGCCGAGGCGGGCGGCGCGGACCTGATCATCATCTACAACTCGGGCCGCTACCGCATGGCCGGGCGCGGCTCGCTGGCCGGGATGATGCCGTACGGCGACGCCAATGGCATCGTGGTCGACATGGCCTCGGAGGTGCTGCCGGTGGTAAAGGACACGCCGGTGCTGGCCGGGGTGTGCGGCACCGACCCGTTCCGGCTGATGCCGGTGTTCCTGCGCCAGCTCAAGGAGATCGGCTTCTCGGGGGTGCAGAACTTCCCCACCGTGGGGCTGATCGACGGCGAGTTCCGCCTCAACCTGGAGGCGACCGGCATGGGTTACGACAAGGAGATCGAGGCAATCCGGCTGGCGAGCGAGATCGACCTGTTCACCTCGCCCTACGTGTTCGACGAGCAGCAGGCCAAGGCGATGGCCGAAGCCGGCGCCGACCAACTCGTCGCGCACGTCGGCCTGACCACCTCCGGCAGCATCGGGGCGGCGGTGGCCTTCACCCTGGACGAGGCGATCGAGCGCGTGCTGGCGATCGCCGCCGCCGGCCGCGCGGTGCGCGAAGACCTCCTGGTGATCTGCCACGGCGGGCCGTTCGACGAACCGGAGAACGTTTCCGAGGCGCTCGCGCGCATGCCCGGCATCGACGGCTTCTTCGGCGCCTCCTCCATCGAACGGCTGCCTACCGAGCGCGCCATCACCGGCCAGGTCAAGTCGTTCAAGTCGGCGCCGCTCGCACCCCGATAACGGCGCCGGCGCTCCTACTCCAGGACGAAGTCGCGGGTGGCGGTGTCATAGGCCACAATCATCTCGGCGTCCTCGTCACCGTCGTTGATGCCGTTGTGGAACACCCCGGCGGGAATCGAGATGGTGTCGCCCGCCTGCATCGTGAACGACTCGTCGCCGAGGGTGTGGGTGATGGTGCCGCGCAGCAGGTACAGCACCTCCTCGCAGGTTCGGTGGCAGTGGCGCGGGTTGGAAGTGCGCGCCTTGATCGATACGTGGCCCAGGGTCAGCCCCGCCGCGTTGCCGATGGCGCCGCTGGCCAGCCAGCGCAGCGCCCCCCACTGCTCTTCCATGCGTGCGGCGGCGCTTTCACCGCCGCGGTACAGAGTTCGCTCCATGTCGTGTTGCTCCTGTTGGCCCGGCGGCGACCACTCGCGCGCCGGGAAATGATGTCTCGCGGCCGTTGGCGCTGATCTAACGCAAGTCGGGGGTTGCCGCCGCCCCCGACTGAGGAACGTACTTGCGGCCGAGCTTGATGCGGCGGTGGCGGCCACGCATCGCCTCGTGCGCCTCCGGCGAGCCGTCGTGGAAGCTGCCGAACCACTTGTCCAGCGGCACACCTTCGTTGCCGTAGTTGCAGTCGAAGTAGCGGTGGTGCAGGTAGTGGAAGTAGTCGCCGCTCTTCACGCTCGGCTTGTCCCTTACCTCGACGCGGTGGAAGCCGCTGTGGCCGTTGGCGGGCGTCAGCCCGGCGTGCAGCAGGTGATACACCATGTGGATCGGGTGCGACGGCAGGATCCAGTGCAGCAGGAAGCCGGACAAGTAGATCAGGTGCTCCAGCGGATGCATCGAGAATCCCGACCACGGGCCGGGACTGACGTTCTTGTGATGCACGTAGTGAGCCGCCCGGTAGTACGGCTTCCAGTGGGTGAGCCGATGGGTCCAGTAGAAGTGTACCTGCCGGAACAGGTTGATGAACGGGAACAGCAGCAGACAGTACACCGGGTTGGTGCGGAACTCCACCCACGGCAGGATGCCGTTGGCGTACGCCCACAGGCTGAGCGCCTCGAACGCGGTCCAGATGGTCACTCCGCTGACGAAGCACCAGAACACGTTGTCCCAGGTCTGGCTCCCGAACAGGAACTTGCTGTTGCCGGCTTGCGGGAAGCGGGCGTTGAACTTGTAGCGGTCGCCCTGCGCCTTGAGCACGTACAGCCGCAAGTGCAGCGTCCCGGCGATCAGCAGCAGCAGCGCCGCGTTGCGCAGGTAGAGTTCCGCGATCCAGCCGATCCCGAGGGTGCGCATGCGCGCCACGTCCGGGGTCAGGAACAACCAGCTCACCACCGTCAGGCCGATGTAGACCAGCGACTGCCAGCCGAGTACGCCCTCGAACCCGAATATGACGTTGATGGCCCGCTTGATTTGCCACGGACGCGAGAACGCCGGCCCCGGCTTTGGCAGTTCCTCGGGTACCCATTCGCCGCGCTTGTCACGTGGAAACGCAGGTGCCGTGTCAGCCATGCGATAGACCCTCCCTGGTCGGCAAGTGCACGTGGAATTTCCGCCACCCTATCGCCGCTGGCGAACCACTGTCAAACGCCGGTACCATGCGCCCATGCCGACATTCGACATGAAACCGAAACACGTGCCGCAGGATGTCCTCGACGGCCTGAAGTCGATCCCGGGCGCTACCGTGTATGGCGCGGTGTGCAACTTCGGGTGCCCGCTCAACGTGTGCGAGGGACTGCGCAACCTGACGCCCGGCAAGCAGCGCTTCGCCGCGCGCGCGGTGACGCTGCGCTTCCTGCCGCGGCGCGCCGACCTGATGGCCGAGAAGCCGGGCGGCGTCGACGATCCCGAGTACGTCGCGATGGGCAAGTGCGGCCCCGGCGACGTGCTGGTGGCGGACATCATGGGCTCCAGCCGCGACGTGCTCGCCGGCGACGTCAAGCTGCTGCAACTGGCCATGAACAACGCCGACGGCGCGGTGATCGACGGCGCCATCCGCGACCTGGACGTGATGACCGAAGAGAACTACGGGCTCACCATCTACGCCAAGCACCGCAGCTTCCACGGCGGCGTGGACGCGACGCCCGCCGAGGTGAACATCCAGATCCAGTGCGGCGGCGCCCTGGTGCGCCCCGGCGACGTGATGGTGGGCGACAACGACGGCGTGCTGGTGGTGCCGTCATGGATGGCCGAGGCCGCCCTGGAGTGGGCGCTGGAGCACGAAGACGCCGAGAACTACGTCAAGGAAAAGATCCGCGCCGAACGGGTCGTGCCCGGCACGTACTATCCGCCCACCGACGAACTGATCGCAGAGATGCACCGCGCCAGGAAGGCGGCCGCGCCGCGGCACGCTCCCTGAGCAGCGCCGCTCGCAGGCAGCCCGCGTTCCGCCACGGGCTGCCGGTGCCGGTGGCTCACGGTGCGGCGCGTTCCGGCTCGGCGCGCCGCCGGCGCCGCATGTCGTTGCCGCGGTATGTACGTTCGCCGCACACCACCACACGCTTGGGATCCCACGCACCGGCGTGGTGATCGACCACGTGGTAGCCGGCGGTGAGCGTCATGCGGGTGCCGTCGGTGCGGTTGCGGCCGGCGGCGTGCGCGAGCATGCTGTCGATCGCCAGCATGCCGCCGGCCGGCATCGGAACCGAGATGCGCTGCTCCAGGAGGCCGGAAGCGATCCACCACGGGTCGTTCTCCGCCCTCAGCCCCGGTGCGAAATCGGGCAGCAGGTGGCTGCCGGGAATGACCTGCGTGCAGCCGTTCTCGAGGTTGGTGTCCTCCAGGTAGAACAGGATCGTGCAGATGGTGCGCGACCAGTTGCCCACGTCCCGGTGCAGCTCGATCGACATCGCCGTGCGGTCGTCCTGGCGCCGCAGGGTGAGGTGGTTGTGACGATTGAGCAGGTACTCCACGTCGGGGCCGAGCAGCGACTGCAGCGCCGGCGCCACTTCCGGGCCGCCGAGCGCGCGCCGGATCGCCCCGCCGCGTTCCCAAATCGCCGACAGGCGCATCACGTCGCCGCGATAGTCGCGAACCAGCGGCTCCACCGCCTGCTCGATGGCGTCCGCGGCCTGCTCCTTGATCGCCTCCACCAACTCGGCGGGCAGGCGCCACGGCAGCTTGAGGAATCCGTTGTAGCGAAAGAAGCGGAACTCATCGGTGGTAAGCGGGCGTGGTTCCCGGTTGGCAAGGGGACTTGGTTCCTTGATGGAAACAGGACGTGCTTCCTGCATGGCTGATACTCGCTATTATGTCGCATGGACCTTGGTTTGCAAAACATGGTTGCCATCGTGACCGGTGGCAGTTTCGGAATCGGACGCGCGGCGGCGGAGCGGTTCGCGCGCGAGGGCGCCCGGGTGGCGATCGTGGCGCGCAACCAGGCGGACCTGGACACCGCGGCACGCGAGATCTCGGCCGCGACCGGCACGGAAGTGCTGCCGGTGGCCGCCGACGTCGGCGACATGGCGCAGGTCCGGGCGATGGCGGAGCGCGTGCGCAGTCAC
This portion of the Spirochaetaceae bacterium genome encodes:
- a CDS encoding phosphoenolpyruvate hydrolase family protein; translated protein: MSGIPRQEIVRRLRAQSASGTPVVGCGAGTGISAKLAEAGGADLIIIYNSGRYRMAGRGSLAGMMPYGDANGIVVDMASEVLPVVKDTPVLAGVCGTDPFRLMPVFLRQLKEIGFSGVQNFPTVGLIDGEFRLNLEATGMGYDKEIEAIRLASEIDLFTSPYVFDEQQAKAMAEAGADQLVAHVGLTTSGSIGAAVAFTLDEAIERVLAIAAAGRAVREDLLVICHGGPFDEPENVSEALARMPGIDGFFGASSIERLPTERAITGQVKSFKSAPLAPR
- a CDS encoding phytanoyl-CoA dioxygenase family protein; the encoded protein is MQEARPVSIKEPSPLANREPRPLTTDEFRFFRYNGFLKLPWRLPAELVEAIKEQAADAIEQAVEPLVRDYRGDVMRLSAIWERGGAIRRALGGPEVAPALQSLLGPDVEYLLNRHNHLTLRRQDDRTAMSIELHRDVGNWSRTICTILFYLEDTNLENGCTQVIPGSHLLPDFAPGLRAENDPWWIASGLLEQRISVPMPAGGMLAIDSMLAHAAGRNRTDGTRMTLTAGYHVVDHHAGAWDPKRVVVCGERTYRGNDMRRRRRAEPERAAP
- a CDS encoding Tm-1-like ATP-binding domain-containing protein, producing the protein MANTVVLVGALDTKGADFAFVKQLIEGAGADTLVVDFGVMDEPAFAPDVTRAEVCAAAGGDLAHLASGGHKDEAMATMARGLAAVVSRLHGEGRLHGIIGMGGSGGTSLATTAMRELPVGVPKVMVSTVGGGDVSAFAGTKDITFMPSIVDVAGMNRISRAIYANAAGAIAGMVRGRGAAATATGDERPLLTASMFGNTTTAVGHAQGILEAAGYEVLVFHATGSGGRTMEGLISDGYIAGSLDITTTELADTVCGGVFDAGPERCLAASRAGIPAVVVPGCVDMANFGGPDTVPEHYRGRQLYEWNPDVTLLRTNVDENRRIGEMIAAAVNEATAPVKVLIPKRGVSMLDSEGERFWDPEADAACFEAILGNLREGIPYIEDDHNINDPEFSGRAANLLLEMLK
- a CDS encoding cupin domain-containing protein, coding for MERTLYRGGESAAARMEEQWGALRWLASGAIGNAAGLTLGHVSIKARTSNPRHCHRTCEEVLYLLRGTITHTLGDESFTMQAGDTISIPAGVFHNGINDGDEDAEMIVAYDTATRDFVLE
- a CDS encoding sterol desaturase family protein; this translates as MADTAPAFPRDKRGEWVPEELPKPGPAFSRPWQIKRAINVIFGFEGVLGWQSLVYIGLTVVSWLFLTPDVARMRTLGIGWIAELYLRNAALLLLIAGTLHLRLYVLKAQGDRYKFNARFPQAGNSKFLFGSQTWDNVFWCFVSGVTIWTAFEALSLWAYANGILPWVEFRTNPVYCLLLFPFINLFRQVHFYWTHRLTHWKPYYRAAHYVHHKNVSPGPWSGFSMHPLEHLIYLSGFLLHWILPSHPIHMVYHLLHAGLTPANGHSGFHRVEVRDKPSVKSGDYFHYLHHRYFDCNYGNEGVPLDKWFGSFHDGSPEAHEAMRGRHRRIKLGRKYVPQSGAAATPDLR